A genomic window from Bubalus bubalis isolate 160015118507 breed Murrah chromosome X, NDDB_SH_1, whole genome shotgun sequence includes:
- the LOC102407141 gene encoding LOW QUALITY PROTEIN: melanoma-associated antigen 9 (The sequence of the model RefSeq protein was modified relative to this genomic sequence to represent the inferred CDS: inserted 2 bases in 2 codons): MSALSKPEEDLQDPGEAQGPVEAQPLGAEVGEAASDLASYHXASSSTPVEALPQEILNEMKANLLKFLLLKYRTKKLTSPAEMLNKVFRDNQEYFPVVFSQALECLQMIFGVEVKKVDPTEHIYVLVPILGLTCDDRLSDGQGLPKAGFLALVLSLIMRNGDXAPAEVIWGLLSRMGVYVGREHFIFGEPRKLLTQDWVQENYLEYRQVPDSDPARYEFLWGPRAYEETSKQQVMAFALRITQRALRAFPLLSAEAARERNRGPGPEQQPA; the protein is encoded by the exons ATGAGTGCGCTCAGCAAACCCGAGGAAGACCTTCAAGACCCAGGCGAGGCCCAGGGCCCTGTAGAGGCGCAGCCCTTGGGGGCTGAGGTGGGGGAGGCTGCATCCGACTTGGCCTCTTACC CAGCATCCTCCTCCACTCCTGTGGAGGCCTTGCCCCaagaaattctgaatgagatgaagGCTAACCTTTTGAAGTTCCTGCTCCTCAAGTATCGAACCAAGAAGCTGACCTCCCCAGCAGAAATGCTGAATAAGGTCTTCAGGGATAACCAGGAGTACTTCCCGGTGGTCTTCAGTCAAGCCTTAGAGTGCCTGCAGATGATCTTTGGTGTGGAGGTGAAGAAGGTGGATCCCACAGAGCACATCTACGTCTTGGTCCCCATCCTGGGCCTCACCTGTGATGACAGGCTGAGCGATGGGCAGGGCCTGCCCAAGGCCGGCTTCCTGGCGCTGGTCCTCAGCCTGATCATGAGGAATGGAG CCGCCCCTGCGGAGGTGATCTGGGGATTACTCAGCAGGATGGGGGTGTATGTTGGGAGGGAGCACTTCATCTTTGGGGAGCCCAGGAAGCTGCTCACCCAAGATTGGGTGCAGGAAAACTACCTGGAGTACCGGCAGGTGCCTGACAGTGACCCTGCTCGCTATGAGTTCCTGTGGGGTCCCCGGGCCTATGAGGAGACCAGCAAACAGCAAGTCATGGCATTTGCGCTCAGGATCACACAAAGGGCTTTGAGGGCCTTCCCACTCCTGTCTGCAGAGGCTGCAAGGGAGAGGAATAGGGGGCCTGGGCCAGAGCAGCAGCCAGCTTGA